A part of Lutra lutra chromosome 2, mLutLut1.2, whole genome shotgun sequence genomic DNA contains:
- the LPL gene encoding lipoprotein lipase produces the protein MESKALLLVALGMWFQSLTATRGGVAAADRGRDFTDIESKFALRTPEDTAEDTCHLIPGVTESVANCHFNHSSKTFVVIHGWTVTGMYESWVPKLVAALYKREPDSNVIVVDWLLRAQQHYPVSAGYTKLVGKDVAKFINWMAEEFHYPLDNVHLLGYSLGAHAAGIAGSLTNKKVNRITGLDPAGPNFEYAEAPSRLSPDDADFVDVLHTFTRGSPGRSIGIQKPVGHVDIYPNGGTFQPGCNIGEAIRVIAERGLGDVDQLVKCSHERSIHLFIDSLLNEENPSKAYRCTSKEAFEKGLCLSCRKNRCNNLGYEINKVRAKRSSKMYLKTRSQMPYKVFHYQVKIHFSGTESDTQTNQAFDISLYGTVAESENIPFTLPEVSANKTYSFLIYTEVDIGELLMLKLKWKSDSYFSWSDWWSSPGFAIEKIRVKAGETQKKVIFCSREKVSHLQKGKASVVFVKCHDKSLNKKSG, from the exons ATGGAGAGCAAAGCACTGTTGCTGGTGGCGCTTGGCATGTGGTTCCAGAGTCTGACCGCCACCCGCGGAGGGGTGGCCGCCGCCGACA GAGGAAGAGATTTTACAGATATTGAAAGTAAATTTGCTCTAAGGACCCCTGAAGACACAGCTGAGGATACTTGCCACCTCATTCCTGGAGTGACAGAATCTGTGGCTAACTGCCACTTCAACCACAGCAGCAAAACCTTTGTGGTGATCCATGGCTGGACG GTGACAGGAATGTATGAGAGTTGGGTGCCAAAACTTGTGGCTGCCCTGTACAAGAGGGAACCGGACTCCAATGTCATTGTGGTGGACTGGCTGTTACGGGCCCAGCAGCATTATCCAGTGTCTGCGGGGTACACCAAGCTGGTGGGAAAAGATGTTGCCAAGTTCATCAACTGGATGGCG GAGGAATTTCACTATCCTCTGGACAATGTCCATCTCTTGGGATACAGCCTCGGAGCCCATGCTGCTGGCATTGCAGGAAGTCTGACCAATAAGAAGGTCAATAGAATTACTG GCCTAGATCCAGCTGGACCTAATTTTGAATATGCAGAAGCTCCAAGTCGCCTTTCTCCTGATGATGCAGATTTTGTAGATGTCTTACACACATTCACCAGAGGATCGCCTGGCCGAAGTATTGGAATCCAGAAACCAGTAGGACATGTTGACATTTATCCTAATGGAGGCACTTTTCAACCGGGATGTAACATTGGGGAAGCTATCCGTGTGATTGCAGAGAGAGGCCTTGGAG ATGTGGACCAGCTAGTGAAGTGTTCCCATGAGCGCTCCATTCATCTCTTTATTGACTCTCTGTTGAATGAAGAAAATCCAAGTAAGGCCTACCGGTGCACTTCAAAGGAAGCCTTTGAGAAAGGGCTCTGCTTGAGTTGCAGAAAGAACCGTTGCAACAACTTGGGCTATGAGATCAATAAGGTTAGAGCCAAAAGAAGCAGCAAAATGTACTTGAAGACTCGCTCTCAGATGCCTTACAAAG TCTTCCATTACCAAGTAAAGATACATTTTTCTGGGACTGAGAGTGATACACAGACCAACCAAGCCTTCGATATCTCTCTGTATGGCACTGTGGCCGAGAGTGAGAACATCCCTTTTACCCT gccTGAAGTTTCTGCAAATAAGACATACTCCTTTTTAATTTACACGGAGGTTGATATTGGGGAACTGCTAATGTTGAAACTCAAATGGAAGAGCGATTCATACTTCAGCTGGTCAGACTGGTGGAGCAGCCCCGGCTTTGCTATTGAGAAGATCAGAGTAAAAGCTGGAGAGACccaaaaaaa GGTAATCTTCTGTTCCAGGGAGAAAGTGTCTCATCTGCAGAAAGGAAAGGCATCTGTAGTATTTGTGAAATGCCATGACAAGTCTCTGAATAAAAAGTCTGGCTG A